TTATCTGCTAGGGGTGTTAACAAAATCTAATGGTAGTTTCTGGGTTATGGAAGCTAGTGGCAGAGGCAGAAATTCCGATAAAGGATTcaaataaatgcaaaaaatgtcATACCAAGAAGCTTCCCTTAAGGATTaaacattttatatatatacaaagatATCTAGTGGAGGCAAAACACAGTAAGGAACCCCATAGAATAGTGGGTACAGTTACCCGATATCTAAGCCGTAGTGGGTAGAGTTACTTGATACATGTGTTAGTATGAGGTAGCAAGTACCCGATGGAATAGTCGAGGTGTGCGAGAGCTGGCCTGGACACTACCGTCATACAAAAATGATTTGTTTTTACTCTACTTGTTTAGTAGAATGTTGGGATTCAATTAAACCTTCTTCCTTACTCTTTAGCTCCGCCACTTATGGAGGGGCTCGAACAAAACTGGGAATGAAGGGGTTAAATTTCTGGTTAACTTTCAAGTTACTAAATGGATCCTTTTTTACCACAACTTGATGGCTAACTGGGATAAATGGAAGAATTAGTACAAAAATGAGAAAGCATAGAGCCTCCAAAGAAGTAAATAAAATTCCATAGTGTGTTCCACACTGTTAGAAAGCTTTGATAGGATAACTTCACAAATGCCGTTCTTTTAAAAGAAAACGGGGagctcggtgcactaagctcccgctatgcgccgGGTCCAGTGAAGGGCTGGACCACATTGGGTCCGATGTATGCAGCCTTACCTTATATTTCTACAAGAGGTTGTTTCCGCAGCTTGAACCTGTGACCTACCTGATCACAAAATGGCAACTTTTACCGTTGCACCAAAGCTCCTCTTCAAAGGGTGTTTTTtctcaacaacaaaaaaaaaacaattcccACATGGCGTAAAATTGACCCAATTCCCTAAAGAAAAAAGCCTCTCCCGACTTGGGATTTTTCATTTTGGTAATTTTAAGTTATCTCTCAAAGTATTCATAGACTAATGGTTTTGTAATTGTAGGTAGAAATGATTATAAAGGGCATGCTGAGGAGATATGAAAGATGGAATCCAGTGCATCCTACATACGGAGCCTTCTGGGGCATGGGAATAGGTATTGGCTGTGGTGTGGGATGGGGTCCCGGATTTGGTCCTGAGGCAATTGGTTATGTTGGAGCTGGCTGTGGTGTTGGATTCAGCGTTGGCTTCTCTCTGCTCGGCATTGGCATTGGCCTTCCTGCCAATTACATCTATACAGTTCCTTACAATGGTAAAAAGGACCAACTGTCATGCTCAGAAACAATAAGAATTGGACATTTTAagttttctgtttctttttactTGTATTTGATTGATATCTGTTGTTTGAGACTTAGAACTGGTGTGATGAGTTCGTCAATTAATGCACTTATATATTATTTCATAGCCTTCACAGCTACCAGAAGTGGTGCTATAGATATGGCTCGATCCACTGGTATACTAAGAGAGAGTCGGTGTTACCTCGATTCAAGCATTTCTGGCTTGCAAGAAAGGGCTCTGCGGACTTTTTCAAGCTTAAGGGTCAAAGAATCATTAGGGAAGGTGGTAGATTTGCCTGAAATGCGGACCAAAATGTCCTTTCCCAATCAATGCATGGATCGTCTAAAACAAGGCATCAAAGGCTTACTTCATCCTTGCAAAGGTATGATATGCCTCGCAAATGAAAGCAGTACCATCATATTGCAATTTAACCATGATTAGACTTTTCATGCCACTTTGTTCTAATTCCTAAAATTGTGTAATACTGATCTTAGATAAATGTTCTACTTCTTTAAAATTGAAACCTGGAGTAGATTTGTTATATGTGGTTAGCTTTAGAGGTAGAGCTGACCGAGGTAGTCAAGCTGATTTGTAAAGTTCTCACTTGGTAATTAATCAAATGGATTAGTTACCAAAAAAAAGATGAAGGCCCTTTTTTGGGTTTTGCTTTTAGTCCGTGTCAAGTCTATTATTTTAAACTAATGGAGATAAGTTTGCCAATAGAGCACCAATTATCAGGTTCCAAGCTGCTCTTTGGTATCAAGATAGATTTTAAATATTAATATGTGATTGCGTGACGGAAAAAGGGATATTAGTTCATATTTTCATATTTGTGTGCAATTTGCAGCTAAAATCATATTTTCATTTTACAATCATTTTTCACATTGACGCTCTCTCCTTCTATTTCATATTACTATGATCGAAGAAGTGACTGATTACATTCATTTTTGGTAGAGCATAAAACCACTTGTACATGACATTTTGGAGATGAAAGTGGGAAGAAACAAATCGTAGGAAAAATGATAGTGGGAAGGAAGGGGAGGGGAGGGGATGGAGGATTTGGTGGGATGAGGAACATGCCATAACTCCTACTTAGCAGGTACAAATCTTATTATAGCCTATTCATTTGCCAACCATCGGAGTTAGATTGACAGCAGCTGAGCAGCTGACCATTTTTGTAAAGGAAACTGTAAAGATGTAGAAATAAGGACATCTAGTGGCCCTATCCATCAATAATCCTGCTTGAGACAAGGTAATTGAACAGATCAACagtgtttttttcttttattttgtgcttGATGTCAAGTACATGCATGCATCTGACCATGATAAAAACTATTGTTACCAAGGCTTAAAGGAAAAACGTGCAGATCTCACATTCGCTGAAGTTCATATGTATCCAAAAATCTAAACTTTAGGTATTGACAATACAGCAAGGTTCAGACATGCTGCTGCTACCCTTAGTAATAAATGATCTCAATACTCTTCGAAAGATGATAGAAAAAAATTTGAGCATCTAAAGGCTTTTGAACTTAAATCAGGTTCTTAGCAAGCCTGTTCAGAATACGAACTTATTTGGCCTTATATATACTGAAATGTAACAATCCAGTGGCACTGGATTGTTACATTTCAGCATACTGGACCAGTGCCTTTCAGATTACTGGATACTGAATCACTAGTTATGCTTTATTGCCTGAATATTTCGAGCATGAAATCAATTAAGGACAATTTGCTGTTTTGCCTAGCCTGACTACTAGCTTTATAACTTCGAGAATTAGTTAGGGACCATGTAAGCATTGTACTCTGATGCTAAGAAAAGCCTGGAATCTTGGGAACATATCTTTTATGTTAGATGTCCTTATCGTTTAGTTTAAATTACCCACTGTCCTTTCATATATCAGGGCCTTCAGATCTACCTACCTCCTCTTAGCTTTTCTATGATTTCTTTAGTCTTCGTTTGATAAAATCTCCTTGATTGGTGATCGTTGAATGCATTACTCTGTCCTACTGGTACACCTCTTTTTTCCTTCTGGAACACTGAAACTGCAGTATAGTCTTATTCAGAATCTTTCTGTGTTAAATTGTTAAAAGTTCTGCCCAAAAGGGCTCGGGTCTAGTGGTAAGAAGCAGCATGTGATATGTGGGTTAAGCATACATCATGCGTTTGAACCTTGCCGCAGATAGAAGCCTGGAATTTAAGTTTagaagggtagaggggcggacccattatccaccgagtttcaAACAGTGCTCATAAATTTCTCGGTTATCAAACAAATGTTGTTGAAAGTTGTTGAACATGGAACCCATGGCTACATTTGGGTTTGTTTGTTTCCCTAAAACTAAGAAAATGTAGAAAATTTGGTTCTTGTTTCTATAATTTCTATGCGATGTTCTCATTGCTGATGCTCTCAAATTAATAAATAACGTGCATTCGTTTGTATAGGCTATCATTTAGAAGCCTTAACTTGTTGATTTAGCAAATAAGTGTTTTGGAATTAACTGTCAAATTGTACTTTAAAAAGTCAATAAATATAGAGAAGTGTGTTCTTCAATGAATGTGCCGAATCTGGTCATCTTTCAGAGAAGGCATGTTGTAAATTTTTCTTGATCTCCTTCAGCTGGTCTATGTATCCCTATGTTATCTGGATCCTTAATCTACCTTGGCCTACCGGCTATCAGTGCCAAGAAGATGTGATAAGGGTGTAGGTACTTTGTGTGGATCCTTCAAAACATAAACTTGACATACTCGTATTAGATACGAGTATCCTGTTTTACACACTCTACCTGACACGTACCTATAAATGAATCCCTGTAACATATAGATGTATCCTCTTTCATAGTCCAGAGAACTTGAAAACTTCTCATCTGTCGCGTATTGACTTCTTGCAGGTTTAAAGGATTAACAGCATGGAGCGGAGCGCAATGTTTTTCTAGCACAGAGGGATCAATGTACAACTAATAGCATTGGCCTTTGTTTTTGCCTTCCCACACACAGAGTGTTGGCTTACTTGTTTAACCAATAGGGAAATCcacaacccccctcccccccccaaacCCCTTTTCTATTTGCTAACTGCtaattcttttctcctttttcttttgggGGGAGGGAAGCTGATCCAGTGGTAGTAGGGAGAGTAGgtagaagagaaaaagaatatttGCTGGGAATGGAATTTTGCAGCATCTACTGATGCAGTTGCAATTATTCGGCTGCTACTTATATTCCAATCTTGTCAACATTTTTATTGCAGCATCTACTGATGCAGTTGCAATTATTAGGCTTCTACTATATTTCTAATCTTGTCAAaatattttgatttcttttattttggaaAACATTGTTTGGATGAAAAAAGCATCTGAATTAGTACTTCTCTTTGTACCCTGTCTGAAGATGAAAACATATTACGAGTAGTTTCTTTTGGAGAATTAGTTTAAAGCATCTTCGTTTTATTTGTTGCAACTTCCtttgtaatttttttgtttttaaattataTGTTACTCTTATCACATTTAAAATTAATTACTAGTACTATATATTTCATGTTAATATCAAACAAACCTCCCCAGCCTG
This DNA window, taken from Nicotiana tabacum cultivar K326 chromosome 15, ASM71507v2, whole genome shotgun sequence, encodes the following:
- the LOC107778326 gene encoding cadmium-induced protein AS8 isoform X1; its protein translation is MVEMIIKGMLRRYERWNPVHPTYGAFWGMGIGIGCGVGWGPGFGPEAIGYVGAGCGVGFSVGFSLLGIGIGLPANYIYTVPYNAFTATRSGAIDMARSTGILRESRCYLDSSISGLQERALRTFSSLRVKESLGKVVDLPEMRTKMSFPNQCMDRLKQGIKGLLHPCKGLKD
- the LOC107778326 gene encoding cadmium-induced protein AS8 isoform X2; the protein is MVEMIIKGMLRRYERWNPVHPTYGAFWGMGIGIGCGVGWGPGFGPEAIGYVGAGCGVGFSVGFSLLGIGIGLPANYIYTVPYNATRSGAIDMARSTGILRESRCYLDSSISGLQERALRTFSSLRVKESLGKVVDLPEMRTKMSFPNQCMDRLKQGIKGLLHPCKGLKD